The genomic window TTTTGGAGAGACAAGGCGATGGTGGTTTTAGTTTTGCGAGAGGCTCATTAATGATCGAGAGTGCCCAAAAACACTGACATCCTCTATGTCTTTGTCATTGAACTTGTAATTCATGGCTTCTTTGATGGACTGCTCCTTTTTGGTGATTTCGTCCAACGTTGGCACTTGCATGCCAGCAACAATCATCTGCATGTGAGAAAATCAGGGTGAGAATGAAGCAGACATCTTAGTAGTGGTGGTGGCGGTGGCTGTCGTTTTGTCCTTACTGCTCAAGTCCACTCACCGCCTCTTTCCACTTCATGAACTCGTTCTCGGTAAACTCCTGATTGGAGACAAACTCCAGCCTGAAGACGCGCATGTCGCCGCCGTGCCTGAGGAATACAATAAGGAACAGGTCATGTACAACAACTGAGCACTTATAAGATCGAAAACAATTCAGCCAATATATCAAACAAGATGTAAATGCTGCCTGGTTATCTTGGCAGATAGCGAACAGATCCTCAAAAGAACCAGAGGATGGTTCTCAAGCTGATGACAGTTCAGGTAAACTGTGAAACTTGATACACTTCGCATTCCTGTGTCCCGAATACCTGTTAGCTTAATGCTTGTATACTATGGAAGACATTAGAGCCGTCCCGACTAATCGTTGGTTTCAAGAtagtcgatgacgtaaatgcgtcaacgAGCACAATATCACGTCGACGTTTAAAGGAGagttaaaaaacatatatatatatatgcgtggaaagttgagaatggtgGACACTCGGGATGCAAGCGGCGAGAGCGGCACAAAGCGCAAAAAGcagaccagagtggccaaagcatggatttattttaacgaaacaaaggagggtgtcACTTGTGTGCAGTCTCTGCAATGCCGAGCTTGCATACCACGTCAGCCAGTCACCCAggtataattttggaagacgacaggagacaacaagctggcggatcgtaagtccatataaCTACATTTTTTACTGAAGTTGCCTTTCTGTGCGTCGTACGATGGAGTATtagggctaatgtagctgaataaccAGCTACATACTTTACGTAGCGTATTTcggcctccgttaaaatcaacaatatatAAAGCATCCTGTATTTTAGacttggttttacaaataaaacaatcattattttgcttcattttcattaaattataatcaatagatgaATTTATATGCTTTGTCATACCTCCCagttaaggtacatgtatgtaaactgCGTAGAGGCTCACAGCTAAATTACCCCTACGCAATAGACTTTTATTTCTAGCAACAACAGTAagactttaatctcgtagttgttttttaaatttatttatttggcccCAATATTCTGTCGTAGCGTCGCATCAACCTGCATCATTAAACTTGTACACGTACTTCACTCCAGTGATACATGAGATTTATGTATCTACTCTGCTGGCGTTCACTCTATAGCTGAGaacaatataccgtaattttcgcactgtaaggtgcacctgactataagccaccacccaccaaatttgacaagaaaatggcatttgttcatagacaagccgcactggactataagccgaagATGTCCTCacggtattatgggatatttacaacaaaaataataaccggtaacactttgtctgacagcggcatcatatgactgtcataagaccaaatgaaccaccgtgaagcttttaaccaattggctgcaaagcttcattgcttcaagaagcttcatttggccatcgctgCTCCGTTGTGGGAGAAGTCAACctctgctcccacctgctgtcaacactgttgttgcccAAAATGCTTCTTAGCATGcagtgcagcgctacagatgtaaaaaaaaacaatcaaaattcatgttttgtgctaattatttcttcagttactgttctagttgtttcattaattgcaacgGTATTTGACTGTcacaattgtgacatgacactgtcataagcaataatgaatgctcatggatgtaaaagatctaagctggacataaatggattgcTGACATAATTTATCAGATGACATTTAATGACTTatgccataagcattcagtaatgcccatgatagtgtcatgtcataattatgacagtcttatgatgccgctgtcacataaaatgttacctgttaacacaaataaatcaacaaataagccgcactggactggacgataagccgcaggattcaaaatgaaggaacaaAGTAGCggattatagtccgaaaattacggtacacataccacaaaaagatgtTTTGAATTCTGTTGGAAAACTGAAGTCACagggttctgaatctgtttacattccattcttgtgcactagttaatgccatcagCATTTCACCTCAATGtttaattgtgatttattagttatttatgtgtttatttgtactttaaaaattaagagttccaaaatgtttttgtgaattaataatcgtCAGCAAAAAATtgagttgcaaaaaaatatatataataataaaaaggtagtgaaaaaattattagactagtcaactaatcattaaaaaaaactcttttGGGACAGCCTTAGAAGACAGCATACCATGCTTTTCTGCAAAGTGCCACGCTATTAGTTTTTGTAAAGTCCTTGCATTGTTGACtgaatgttatatttgtgaCTATTTTACCTACCGTAATTGTAGTCCTTTGTTCGTCCGCGTTGTGCCCAGTTGGTAAACCTTTGCCGTCTCTACCACGTCCGTAATTTCAGCAACcttaatacacacacaaaaccGTCAATTGGTAAAAGGCCTGAGGgttaattgtctttttttttttttttaccctgtagACTGGTTTACTGCTGCTGTTCCCTATGCCGATTCTGACAAAGCAACCGGTGACGGTTTTGGCAAAGAAGGGCATGTGACACCAGCGCTCCAGCTTGTGTCTGGACAGGCGGATCCGATTAAGCTCATCGGGCAACGACACGGGTTGTGATTTAGGCGGCGTTTCTTCTTTTCTGTCAAACGAAGACAGTCATGCTTAATCAACACGCTTGGCTCTGCGAGCATGTTGGAAATGAGACTCACTCGTCGTCATCGTCGAACGAGGACGAGCGTGAACTCCTGTCGCTTTTGACAGACGACTTGTCATCgtcttcctcctcttcctcttctTCGTCGTCGGAGTACACCTCGCTGGTCTTCAGGGGCTGGCGTTTGGCCAAGAGTTCTGCTGCTTGGCGAACCAAAAGGAGCGTCAATGCTACACGCGCACAAACGGAGAAATATACATAGGTGTCGTTCGGACCGGTCTTGTTCTTTTTCTTCTCTCGCTCAGCTTTTAATTCTTCCATGGCCTGAGACTTTTTGTCAAGTTTCTCATCACGCTTGGACCGACGCTCCTTGTTATGTGACATCACCTAGAGATGCAACATTTTAATAAGCCTTATCCCATTAAAGAGCAAGTCACTTTttgatagttaaaaaaaaaaaaaaaaaaacattttaacgaataaataaattgtaaggacataatatgttaaaaatgtataagattgaaatcaataaaatagaaaatatgGGAAATACAGGCTATGGCAAcaaataacatgattttttttcctccatagaTTTTAACTTATTGCCTGCCTTTGACCATGATTGACGTCCAATtaattcataaaaaataaaaatattattaaatggGGGCTAGCATTAATTATTCGCTGCAAaatctctcccagtcaaaatggattggacgtctaaagccgtcaatggcagccaataaattcAATGAGTGACTCACCACTTGTGTATCTTGAACCTGAGATGACTTGCGTTTTTCTTGCTCTTCCTCttgcttcttcttcttctcctctTTCTCTTTCTTCTTCGCCGTCTTCAGCTTCTTCTTGATTTCAAACCTTTTCCAAACAAATGTCAAGTTCTCGAACAAAGTTTCTTCATGCAAACGTATGCCGGCTGGTGTCTCACCGTCTTTTGAGCACCTCTCGCTTCTCTATCCTGTTAAAAAGCTCCTGCTCACGTTCCTTCTCTGTCATCTGTTCCAACCGCGCTCGATCCTCAGCATCGCCCATCAGGTCGTCGTCGTAACCGTCCCGGAAGACGTCGTCCTCTGATGAGTCCGAGTCCGAGCTGGACGAGGAGCTGTTGCTCTCCGAGTCGGACACTTCGCCTGAGAGAGACTTGGACTGTCagctaatttttctttttgaaaatcactGGCTACCTTAGACATACTAAAATGACTCAAATCAgtttaaaaaatttgaaaattgaCAAAACAATATCATGAATGGAAGTGTAAGGGTTACTCTggcatttttttcactttttaattttaacatTTGGAATGTACAACTGAACAAAACCCTaagccaggggtcgggaaccaatGAATCGCGACCCAGATCAGGCTCTTTTGACAGCTGCATCTggttcgcagacaaatctttaattatcaaaaaaaaaaaaaaaggtttcgttATACTCCTTTGCCTGCATTCCCAAGGGGCCGGTGTTCTGTTTCAATATGACCAGCATTGCCAATTTAGTGCAGAagaatagagagagagagagagagagttgcgCGGGAGTGCTGTGTTAAGTGGCTGGGTGTCCCCCactggtttttgtttgtgttaataCAGTCGCCGATAAAAAGCCATCCGTCACGTCTATGTGGTTTTATACATTACGCCATCTCCCCGAAGGAAGAACTGGACGTA from Corythoichthys intestinalis isolate RoL2023-P3 chromosome 15, ASM3026506v1, whole genome shotgun sequence includes these protein-coding regions:
- the rtf1 gene encoding RNA polymerase-associated protein RTF1 homolog, producing MVNVKKRKGRVVIDSDSEDSASDDNLDQELLSLAKRKRVDSGEQEEPVSKPAASTDSETSDSDDEWTVGGTKGKKKVKQGKGPEKKNATKKKLHKSTASGSSDGDSTGESSAPEEGEVSDSESNSSSSSSDSDSSEDDVFRDGYDDDLMGDAEDRARLEQMTEKEREQELFNRIEKREVLKRRFEIKKKLKTAKKKEKEEKKKKQEEEQEKRKSSQVQDTQVVMSHNKERRSKRDEKLDKKSQAMEELKAEREKKKNKTAELLAKRQPLKTSEVYSDDEEEEEEEDDDKSSVKSDRSSRSSSFDDDDEKEETPPKSQPVSLPDELNRIRLSRHKLERWCHMPFFAKTVTGCFVRIGIGNSSSKPVYRVAEITDVVETAKVYQLGTTRTNKGLQLRHGGDMRVFRLEFVSNQEFTENEFMKWKEAMIVAGMQVPTLDEITKKEQSIKEAMNYKFNDKDIEDIVKEKDRFRKAPPNYAMKKTQLLKDKAMAEESGDGDKVKVIQDELNELEERAEALDRQRTKNISAISYINQRNRSWNIVESEKALVAEGQNAKNQQMDPFTRRQCKPTMVSNARDPSVHAAILAHLNQKYGSGSTPDPSVLEKNKQGPMDIKDKDVTKPTTDLSEDLFKVHDFDVKIDLQVPNAEAQSLSVSSISLPVRDGAPRRSLNLEDYKKRRGLI